In a single window of the Gemmatimonadota bacterium genome:
- a CDS encoding NCS1 family nucleobase:cation symporter-1 codes for MRATDEEIRYSPLWNEDLSPTSPERRTWSTYNIAALWIGMSVVITTYTLASGLMQQGMNWWQAMLTILLGNVIVLIPMVLNAHAGTRYGISFPVLCRASFGVRGANVAAILRAAVACGWFGIQTWIGALALNLLLGVAFPSWSGLANGIWFSFAAFWMVQVAIIIGGTEGIKHLESWSAPLLLGGGLLLLWWGISHGGGLANVLTQSQKLQGGHAAFWTIFPAALTANVGYWATLSLNIPDFTRYAKSQRSQVLGQALGLPTTMTLFAFIGVAVTSATIVIFGEPIWDPVVLVSRIGGTGVIIFAALVVLAAQLTTNMAANVVSPSNDFSNLAPRRISYVTGGLITAVIGVLMMPWRLYSDAAAYIFTWLLGYSSLMGALGGILIADYWVIRRQQLDVTALFQVNGIYSYRHGVNPHAIVALVVGVLPVIPGFIHAVSTPGGVVADPGLFDHLYQYAWFVTFALSFLIYLKLMWPSRPSPSVER; via the coding sequence GTGAGGGCCACCGACGAGGAGATCCGCTACTCGCCGCTCTGGAACGAGGACCTCTCGCCGACCTCGCCCGAGCGGCGCACCTGGTCGACCTACAACATCGCCGCGCTCTGGATCGGGATGAGTGTCGTCATCACCACCTACACCCTGGCCTCGGGGCTGATGCAGCAGGGGATGAACTGGTGGCAGGCGATGCTCACCATTCTTCTCGGCAACGTGATCGTGCTGATTCCGATGGTGCTCAATGCCCACGCCGGCACGCGTTACGGCATTTCCTTTCCGGTACTCTGCCGCGCGTCGTTCGGGGTGCGCGGCGCGAACGTCGCGGCGATCCTGCGCGCCGCCGTGGCGTGCGGCTGGTTCGGCATCCAGACCTGGATCGGCGCCCTCGCGCTCAACCTGCTGCTGGGCGTGGCCTTTCCATCGTGGAGCGGCCTCGCCAACGGCATCTGGTTCTCGTTCGCGGCATTCTGGATGGTGCAGGTCGCGATCATCATCGGCGGCACCGAGGGGATCAAGCATCTCGAAAGCTGGTCGGCACCGTTGCTCCTGGGCGGCGGCCTGCTGCTGCTCTGGTGGGGCATCAGTCACGGGGGCGGCCTCGCCAACGTGCTGACGCAGTCACAGAAGCTGCAAGGCGGTCACGCGGCGTTCTGGACCATCTTTCCCGCGGCGCTCACAGCGAACGTCGGCTACTGGGCGACGCTCTCCCTCAACATTCCCGATTTCACGCGCTATGCGAAGAGCCAGCGGTCGCAAGTGCTCGGCCAGGCGCTCGGGCTTCCCACCACGATGACGCTCTTCGCGTTCATCGGCGTGGCGGTAACCAGCGCGACCATCGTGATCTTCGGCGAGCCGATCTGGGATCCTGTCGTGTTGGTGAGCCGGATTGGCGGAACCGGTGTCATCATCTTCGCGGCCCTGGTGGTCCTGGCGGCGCAGCTCACCACGAACATGGCCGCCAATGTCGTTTCACCGTCCAACGACTTTTCCAATCTTGCACCGCGCCGCATCTCCTATGTCACTGGCGGATTGATTACGGCCGTCATCGGCGTGCTGATGATGCCGTGGCGGCTGTATTCCGATGCGGCGGCCTACATCTTCACCTGGTTGCTGGGGTACTCCTCGCTGATGGGTGCGCTCGGCGGAATTCTCATTGCGGATTACTGGGTCATTCGCCGACAGCAGCTCGACGTGACGGCGCTCTTCCAGGTCAACGGCATCTACAGCTACCGACACGGCGTGAACCCGCACGCCATCGTCGCGCTGGTTGTGGGTGTCCTGCCAGTGATTCCCGGCTTTATCCATGCAGTGAGCACACCCGGCGGCGTGGTCGCGGACCCGGGGCTCTTCGACCATCTGTATCAGTACGCCTGGTTCGTCACCTTTGCGCTCTCCTTCCTGATCTACCTGAAATTGATGTGGCCATCCCGGCCCAGTCCTTCCGTGGAGCGCTGA
- a CDS encoding plastocyanin/azurin family copper-binding protein yields the protein MSTRFPLRGLVIAGATMALLACGGEKKAEEHGEEEGAKPAAGAVAPTGKVITIEMFTDETGSYFKPKLVEAHPGDVLRFTLGVGVHNVHFLPDSNPGVPNLPAASELLQLPGQTFDVPVNFAAGKTYYFQCDPHAPLGMMGHVKVE from the coding sequence ATGTCGACTCGTTTCCCCCTGCGGGGTCTGGTAATTGCTGGCGCGACGATGGCGCTGCTGGCGTGTGGCGGAGAGAAGAAGGCGGAGGAGCACGGCGAGGAGGAGGGGGCAAAGCCGGCAGCAGGGGCAGTTGCACCCACCGGCAAGGTGATCACGATCGAGATGTTCACCGACGAAACCGGCAGCTACTTCAAGCCCAAACTGGTCGAGGCACATCCCGGTGATGTGCTGCGCTTCACGCTCGGCGTCGGCGTGCACAATGTGCATTTCCTGCCCGACAGCAACCCGGGAGTCCCGAATCTTCCCGCCGCCAGCGAACTGTTGCAGCTGCCTGGCCAGACCTTTGACGTGCCCGTGAACTTCGCCGCCGGGAAGACCTACTACTTCCAGTGCGATCCCCACGCTCCGTTGGGGATGATGGGGCACGTCAAGGTCGAATAG
- a CDS encoding ABC transporter permease subunit, translated as MNTLAPLLRFSLREAFRGRWLIGVVCTLALTGELLIRFAGGGATTIVSLIDVVLILTPMLGLVAGTVQVHHARELTELLLAQPVSRRRLFTGLYLGNVIPLATAIVVGLVAPFLWHGLLFGEMGMRLAPLLLVAVGLTGISSALAFLVALRIDDRVRALGAALGLWLIAAVLWDGLILLLAVMIGQRPVEAPMLAVLALNPIDVGRVLLLLGSDGAALLGYTGAVVQHALGTEVGRAALVLALSLWLVLPLAAATRAFQRKSF; from the coding sequence ATGAACACGCTCGCACCGCTGCTCCGCTTCTCGTTGCGTGAAGCCTTCCGTGGTCGCTGGCTGATCGGTGTCGTCTGCACGCTCGCACTCACAGGTGAATTGCTGATTCGCTTTGCGGGTGGTGGTGCCACCACGATCGTCTCCCTCATTGACGTGGTGCTGATTCTCACTCCGATGCTCGGCCTCGTCGCCGGCACGGTGCAGGTGCATCACGCGCGCGAGCTGACCGAGCTGCTGCTGGCCCAGCCGGTATCGCGGCGACGGCTCTTCACGGGCCTCTACCTCGGGAATGTGATTCCCCTCGCAACAGCAATCGTCGTGGGGCTGGTCGCACCATTTCTCTGGCACGGCCTGCTGTTCGGCGAAATGGGGATGCGGCTGGCACCGCTGCTCCTCGTCGCCGTCGGGCTGACCGGGATCAGCAGTGCCCTCGCGTTCCTGGTGGCGCTGCGCATTGACGATCGCGTCCGGGCACTCGGCGCCGCCCTTGGGCTTTGGCTCATCGCCGCCGTACTCTGGGATGGCCTCATCCTGCTGCTCGCGGTGATGATCGGACAGCGTCCGGTCGAGGCGCCGATGCTGGCGGTCCTGGCGCTCAATCCGATCGATGTGGGTCGCGTTCTCCTGCTCCTCGGGAGTGATGGTGCGGCCTTGCTGGGCTATACCGGTGCGGTGGTGCAGCACGCACTCGGCACCGAAGTGGGTCGCGCCGCCCTGGTGCTGGCCCTGTCGCTCTGGCTCGTGCTGCCGCTGGCCGCCGCGACGCGCGCATTTCAACGGAAGAGTTTCTAA
- a CDS encoding CoA-acylating methylmalonate-semialdehyde dehydrogenase, translating to MKYPVVANYIGGAFVPANGGLALLDVFNPGDGSVISRVPLSAQAEVDAAVRSARAAFPKWAATPIKDRVQVFFRYRQLLEQHLDELAALVTEENGKVAPEARAEVLKSIELTEFACSLPQITAGEVLEVSRGVECRIERFPVGVVAAITPFNFPNMVPNWSIPNAIALGNCLILKPSELVPLSAGRIADLLKEAGLPDGVLQIVHGGQAAVEAICDHPGIDAISFVGSTRIAKVVYRRASEQLKRVLALGGAKNHLIVMPDADLDMTASNVVASMSGCAGQRCMAASVMVAVSATDHIINRMVEQARRVVPGDNLGPVISAEARARIHRYIVEAEAAGAKVLVDGRNVSVPGREGGYFIGPTILDHVTADMRIARDEVFGPVLAIIRARDIEQALDVENASPYGNAASVFTESGGVARRVMERASAGMIGVNVGVPVPREPFSFGGWNESKFGVGDITGRGSIEFWTQSKKMTTKWNREAGINWMS from the coding sequence ATGAAGTACCCTGTGGTAGCCAACTATATCGGTGGGGCGTTCGTGCCGGCCAACGGCGGCCTCGCCCTCCTTGATGTCTTCAATCCGGGCGACGGCAGCGTGATTTCCCGCGTGCCGCTCTCGGCGCAGGCGGAAGTCGATGCGGCGGTCCGTTCGGCCCGGGCTGCCTTCCCGAAATGGGCGGCCACGCCGATCAAGGACCGGGTTCAGGTCTTCTTCCGTTATCGTCAACTTCTTGAACAGCATCTCGACGAACTTGCCGCCCTGGTGACCGAGGAGAACGGCAAGGTCGCTCCCGAAGCCCGGGCGGAGGTGCTCAAATCGATCGAGCTCACCGAATTCGCCTGCTCCCTCCCGCAGATCACCGCCGGCGAGGTGCTCGAGGTCAGCCGCGGCGTCGAGTGCCGGATCGAGCGATTCCCGGTAGGGGTCGTGGCCGCGATCACGCCATTCAATTTTCCCAACATGGTGCCCAACTGGTCGATCCCGAACGCGATCGCCCTCGGCAACTGCCTCATCCTCAAGCCGTCGGAACTGGTGCCGTTGAGTGCCGGTCGGATCGCCGACCTCCTCAAGGAGGCCGGGCTCCCCGATGGCGTGCTGCAGATCGTGCACGGTGGTCAGGCAGCGGTTGAGGCGATCTGCGACCACCCGGGGATCGATGCGATCTCGTTCGTGGGCTCGACCCGGATCGCCAAGGTGGTCTACCGGCGTGCCTCGGAGCAGCTCAAGCGGGTGCTCGCGCTCGGCGGCGCCAAGAATCACCTGATCGTGATGCCCGATGCCGACCTCGATATGACGGCCAGCAATGTCGTGGCCTCGATGTCGGGATGTGCCGGCCAGCGCTGCATGGCCGCGTCGGTGATGGTGGCCGTCTCCGCGACGGATCACATCATCAACCGGATGGTCGAGCAGGCGCGCCGCGTGGTCCCAGGTGACAACCTCGGTCCGGTGATCTCGGCCGAAGCGCGGGCGCGCATTCATCGCTACATCGTCGAGGCCGAAGCCGCTGGTGCGAAGGTGCTGGTGGATGGTCGCAACGTGAGCGTCCCGGGTCGCGAGGGCGGCTACTTCATTGGGCCGACGATTCTTGATCACGTCACGGCCGACATGCGGATCGCCCGCGATGAAGTGTTCGGACCGGTCCTCGCGATCATCCGCGCCCGCGACATCGAGCAGGCGCTCGACGTCGAGAATGCCTCGCCCTACGGCAACGCCGCATCGGTCTTCACCGAGAGCGGCGGCGTGGCGCGTCGAGTGATGGAACGGGCGAGCGCCGGGATGATCGGCGTGAACGTCGGTGTGCCGGTGCCGCGCGAACCGTTCTCGTTCGGCGGCTGGAATGAGTCGAAGTTCGGGGTCGGTGACATCACCGGCCGCGGCTCCATCGAATTCTGGACCCAGTCCAAGAAGATGACCACCAAGTGGAATCGCGAGGCCGGAATCAACTGGATGTCGTGA
- a CDS encoding aspartate aminotransferase family protein, with protein sequence MPRPYTGPTREEVLQLRRQFTNPAVFTMYREPLMIVEGHMQWLFDETGRRYLDMLAGIVTVSCGHCHPKVVAAVNDQSATLQHVTTMYLHPNLALLAKKLASKMPKGLDVTYFVNSGSEATDLAITMARLFTGNTDVIALRNAYHGGSPGAVGVTSHSTWKFPVPSNVGVHHAICPDPYRSPFQGTPEAIATQSANDIRELIRYSTPGKVAAFIAESIQGVGGTTHGAANYLREAYAIVRELGGLCIADEVQTGFGRTGAHYWGFENWDVVPDIVTMAKGIGNGVPLAAVTTRMDIAQALTQRIHFNTFAGNAVSAAAGLAVLDVIDEDGLQENCRVVGGHLKAGLTRLMQRHPMVGDVRGMGLMLGVELVRDRGTKVAAKSETLEIVEAMREAGVLVGKGGLEGNVLRLKPPMCITRDDADFALDALDHALAQVGHS encoded by the coding sequence GTGCCACGCCCGTACACCGGGCCCACGCGCGAGGAAGTACTGCAACTGCGGCGTCAGTTTACGAACCCGGCCGTCTTCACGATGTACCGGGAACCGCTGATGATCGTCGAAGGGCATATGCAGTGGCTCTTCGACGAGACCGGGCGCCGCTACCTCGACATGCTCGCCGGCATCGTGACCGTGTCGTGCGGGCACTGCCACCCCAAAGTTGTCGCCGCCGTAAATGATCAGTCGGCGACGCTGCAGCACGTGACCACGATGTACCTCCATCCGAACCTGGCACTCCTCGCGAAGAAGCTCGCCTCGAAGATGCCGAAGGGTCTCGACGTCACCTATTTCGTGAACAGCGGGAGCGAGGCAACCGACCTCGCGATCACGATGGCGCGGCTCTTCACCGGCAACACCGATGTCATCGCCCTGCGGAACGCCTACCATGGCGGCTCACCTGGTGCGGTTGGTGTCACCTCGCACTCGACCTGGAAGTTTCCGGTGCCGTCGAATGTCGGCGTGCACCACGCGATCTGCCCCGACCCGTATCGCTCGCCATTCCAGGGCACACCCGAGGCGATCGCCACGCAGAGCGCCAACGACATTCGCGAACTGATCCGCTATTCAACCCCGGGAAAGGTCGCCGCGTTCATCGCCGAGTCGATCCAGGGAGTGGGCGGGACGACGCATGGTGCGGCCAACTATCTGCGCGAGGCCTACGCGATCGTGCGCGAACTCGGCGGGCTCTGCATTGCCGATGAGGTGCAGACCGGCTTCGGCCGCACCGGTGCGCACTACTGGGGCTTCGAGAACTGGGACGTGGTCCCCGACATCGTCACGATGGCGAAGGGGATCGGCAACGGGGTACCGCTCGCGGCCGTCACCACGCGAATGGACATTGCCCAGGCGCTCACCCAGCGCATCCACTTCAATACCTTCGCCGGAAACGCGGTGTCGGCCGCGGCCGGCCTCGCGGTACTCGACGTCATCGACGAAGACGGCCTGCAGGAGAATTGTCGCGTCGTGGGTGGCCACCTCAAGGCCGGTCTCACCCGGCTGATGCAGCGCCACCCGATGGTCGGCGATGTACGCGGCATGGGCCTGATGCTGGGTGTCGAGCTGGTGCGCGATCGCGGGACCAAGGTGGCGGCGAAGTCGGAGACGCTCGAGATCGTCGAAGCGATGCGCGAAGCCGGCGTGCTCGTGGGCAAGGGGGGCCTGGAGGGAAATGTGCTCCGGCTCAAGCCGCCGATGTGCATCACCCGCGACGATGCTGACTTCGCACTCGATGCACTCGACCACGCGCTCGCCCAGGTGGGTCACTCGTAG
- the hydA gene encoding dihydropyrimidinase: protein MRFDRVIRGGTVVTPTGTFVGDVGILGETIAAVGPGLDATGADLVDATGHLVIPGVLDVHVHLELPFCGTTSADDYRTGTRAAARGGVTTVIDFAIPYAGESLGQAADNWLAKAKEKALIDYTFHICITRWNEHRDQIKGMVDRGFTTFKEFMIYESEGWQSDDRALFGTLEKMKEYGTMLLVHAESARVLDELIARHHTPELMQQYGARLHPMTRPNFIEAEAISRVVQWSEATGGQLYIVHMSTAEGADIIRAAQARGVPVLAETCVQYLVLDDSVFAREDGHLFACCPQLKKPADVERLWAGLRQGEVSVISTDTCTFSREQKAMWEGDWTKIPMGMPGLETLLPLSYTRGVLGGRFTLEEMCEKLSTNPAKIMGLFPKKGAIQVGADADIAIIHPTSTLPVDPDTMETNADWSPFEGWPLAGFARTTLSRGEIIVDNYRVVGKAGRGRWLPRTTAGLQ, encoded by the coding sequence ATGCGCTTCGATCGAGTCATCCGGGGCGGCACCGTCGTCACCCCGACCGGGACGTTCGTCGGCGATGTCGGCATTCTGGGCGAGACGATTGCCGCCGTCGGCCCTGGCCTCGATGCCACCGGCGCCGATCTGGTGGACGCCACCGGACACCTCGTCATTCCCGGCGTGCTCGATGTCCACGTGCACCTCGAACTTCCCTTCTGCGGCACCACGTCCGCCGATGACTATCGCACCGGCACGCGCGCAGCGGCCCGCGGCGGTGTCACCACCGTCATCGATTTCGCCATTCCCTACGCGGGAGAGTCGCTCGGCCAGGCCGCCGACAACTGGCTGGCCAAGGCGAAGGAGAAGGCGCTGATCGACTACACCTTCCATATCTGCATCACGCGATGGAACGAGCACCGCGACCAGATCAAGGGGATGGTCGATCGCGGCTTCACCACCTTCAAGGAGTTCATGATCTACGAGTCTGAGGGGTGGCAGTCGGACGATCGCGCCCTCTTCGGCACGCTGGAGAAGATGAAGGAATACGGCACCATGTTGCTGGTGCACGCCGAATCGGCCCGCGTGCTCGATGAACTCATTGCCCGGCATCACACTCCCGAGCTGATGCAGCAGTACGGGGCTCGCCTTCATCCGATGACCCGCCCCAACTTCATCGAGGCCGAGGCGATCTCGCGCGTGGTGCAATGGAGCGAGGCCACGGGTGGTCAGCTCTACATCGTGCATATGTCGACGGCCGAAGGCGCCGACATCATCCGCGCGGCCCAGGCGCGTGGCGTACCCGTGCTGGCCGAGACCTGCGTGCAGTATCTCGTGCTCGACGATTCCGTCTTCGCCCGCGAGGACGGCCACCTCTTCGCCTGCTGTCCGCAACTCAAGAAGCCGGCCGACGTCGAGCGGCTCTGGGCCGGCCTCAGGCAGGGTGAGGTCTCGGTGATCTCCACCGACACCTGCACCTTCTCGCGGGAACAGAAAGCGATGTGGGAGGGCGACTGGACCAAGATCCCGATGGGAATGCCGGGGCTCGAGACACTGCTCCCGCTCAGCTACACGCGTGGAGTCCTCGGCGGTCGCTTCACGCTTGAGGAGATGTGCGAGAAGCTGAGCACCAATCCGGCAAAGATCATGGGGCTCTTTCCGAAGAAGGGCGCCATCCAGGTTGGCGCCGATGCCGACATTGCCATCATCCACCCCACCTCGACGCTCCCGGTCGATCCTGACACAATGGAGACCAATGCCGACTGGTCTCCCTTCGAGGGATGGCCACTCGCGGGCTTCGCGAGGACCACACTGTCGCGAGGCGAAATCATCGTCGACAACTATCGCGTTGTCGGCAAGGCAGGTCGCGGGCGCTGGCTTCCTCGTACGACGGCCGGGCTGCAGTGA
- a CDS encoding NAD-dependent dihydropyrimidine dehydrogenase subunit PreA (NADH-dependent; catalyzes the conversion of pyrimidines to 5,6-dihydro compounds in pyrimidine degradation), which translates to MSVDRSVEFTGIHFENPFLLSSAPPTESETNILRAFESGWGGVVTKTIGLHPVVNVYGAKAKFQRTSPEDASVSMKKRPGAALHSSWNWELISDKALDWWEPRLRRIKENFPNRVLVASIMAGSGNDKELRHWQQLAQSCQANGADALELNFSCPHMDRRDMGSNIGKDQGLCSVVTEAVKEVSTIPVWCKLTPATPDIVVEAGACFRGGADAIVSSNTFPSLPMIDPETLEFEINVDGLVSSGGMGGPAILPLSLAKMAQLAQAFPDGAFSGIGGISDFSQALSYFLLGCGTVQVCTAAMLDQAVGPNIIKRLNAGLDAFLEAHADKGWHRIEDFRGARRDRVVLQSAIRRPNEADYHAGFEAVEGYAS; encoded by the coding sequence ATGTCGGTCGATCGCTCGGTCGAGTTTACCGGAATTCATTTCGAGAATCCCTTCCTGCTCTCGTCGGCACCCCCGACGGAATCGGAAACCAATATCCTGCGCGCGTTCGAGTCGGGATGGGGCGGCGTCGTCACCAAGACGATCGGTCTCCATCCGGTGGTGAACGTCTACGGCGCCAAGGCCAAGTTCCAGCGCACCTCACCGGAAGACGCCTCCGTCTCGATGAAGAAGCGACCCGGTGCGGCACTGCACTCCTCGTGGAACTGGGAACTGATCTCCGACAAGGCGCTCGACTGGTGGGAGCCCCGCCTCCGCCGGATCAAGGAGAACTTTCCCAACCGCGTCCTCGTCGCGTCGATCATGGCGGGCTCGGGAAATGACAAGGAGCTGCGTCACTGGCAGCAACTCGCCCAGAGCTGTCAGGCCAATGGCGCCGACGCGCTCGAGCTGAACTTCTCCTGCCCGCATATGGATCGCCGCGACATGGGGTCCAACATCGGAAAGGATCAGGGGCTCTGCTCCGTAGTCACCGAAGCGGTCAAGGAAGTCTCAACCATTCCCGTCTGGTGCAAGCTCACGCCTGCCACGCCGGATATCGTGGTCGAAGCGGGCGCCTGCTTCCGCGGCGGCGCCGACGCCATCGTCTCATCGAACACCTTTCCGTCGCTGCCGATGATCGACCCCGAAACGCTCGAATTCGAGATCAATGTCGATGGGCTGGTGTCGAGCGGCGGGATGGGCGGTCCCGCGATTCTGCCACTCTCGCTCGCCAAGATGGCGCAACTCGCCCAGGCGTTCCCCGACGGCGCGTTCTCCGGGATCGGCGGCATCTCGGATTTCTCGCAAGCGCTCTCGTACTTCCTCCTCGGCTGCGGCACGGTGCAGGTCTGCACAGCGGCGATGCTCGATCAGGCGGTCGGGCCCAACATCATCAAGCGCCTCAACGCCGGACTCGACGCCTTCCTGGAGGCGCACGCCGACAAGGGCTGGCACCGGATCGAGGATTTCCGTGGCGCACGCCGCGACCGCGTCGTGCTGCAATCGGCGATCCGGCGGCCGAACGAGGCCGACTATCACGCCGGCTTCGAAGCCGTCGAGGGGTACGCCTCGTGA
- a CDS encoding nitrilase-related carbon-nitrogen hydrolase: protein MARTVKCGLIQASHACSTDENLEIIRDANINKHLEIIERAGREGVQILCMQEIFTGPYFCAEQTTRWYDTTEGIPDGHTTRLMQEVARRHQMVIIVPIYEQDGSGIYYNTAAVIDADGRYLGKYRKNHIPHCGPGFWEKFYFKPGNLGYPVFKTQYADVGVYICYDRHFPEGARQLGLNGAEIVFNPSATVAGLSEYLWKLEQPAHAVANAYFVGAINRVGYEDPWRIGEFYGQSYFCDPRGRMVAEGSRDRDQLITAELDLDQIREVRNIWQFYRDRRPETYGGLTAL from the coding sequence ATGGCCCGAACCGTCAAGTGCGGCCTGATCCAGGCATCGCACGCCTGCAGCACCGATGAGAACCTCGAGATCATCCGCGATGCCAACATCAACAAGCATCTGGAGATCATCGAGCGTGCTGGCCGCGAAGGCGTCCAGATCCTCTGCATGCAGGAGATCTTCACCGGCCCCTACTTTTGCGCCGAGCAAACGACTCGCTGGTACGACACCACCGAAGGGATCCCTGATGGACATACCACGCGGCTGATGCAGGAAGTGGCGCGACGCCATCAGATGGTGATCATCGTGCCGATCTACGAGCAGGATGGTTCGGGGATCTACTACAACACCGCCGCCGTGATCGACGCGGATGGCCGCTACCTCGGCAAGTACCGGAAGAACCACATTCCGCACTGCGGCCCCGGCTTCTGGGAGAAGTTCTACTTCAAGCCCGGCAACTTGGGCTATCCCGTGTTCAAGACGCAGTATGCCGATGTTGGCGTCTATATCTGCTACGATCGCCACTTCCCTGAAGGGGCGCGACAGCTCGGCCTGAACGGCGCCGAGATTGTCTTCAATCCGTCGGCGACTGTGGCCGGCCTGTCGGAATACCTCTGGAAGCTGGAGCAACCCGCCCACGCAGTTGCCAACGCCTATTTCGTCGGTGCCATCAATCGGGTGGGATACGAGGATCCGTGGCGAATCGGCGAGTTCTACGGTCAGAGCTACTTCTGCGACCCCCGCGGACGGATGGTGGCCGAGGGGAGTCGCGACCGCGACCAGCTGATCACGGCCGAGCTGGATCTGGACCAGATCCGCGAGGTGAGAAACATCTGGCAGTTCTACCGTGACCGGCGGCCGGAGACCTACGGGGGGCTGACGGCGCTCTAG